In Balaenoptera acutorostrata chromosome 19, mBalAcu1.1, whole genome shotgun sequence, the following proteins share a genomic window:
- the LOC103012028 gene encoding interferon lambda-3-like, translated as MAPGCTLVLVLMTAAPSRTGAAPVPSPLGALPGARGCHMAQFKSLSPQELQAFKRAKDAFEESLLQKDWDCSSRLFPRTRDLRQLQVWERPVALEAELALTLNVLEAMANSSLDHILDQPLHTLHHIHSKLQACVPAQPTAGPRPRGRLHHWLHRLQDAPKKESRDCLEASVMFNLFRLLTRDLKCVASGDQCV; from the exons ATGGCCCCGGGCTGCACGCTGGTGCTGGTGCTGATGACCGCGGCGCCGAGCAGGACAGGAGCAGCTCCTGTGCCCTCGCCCCTCGGGGCCCTCCCAGGTGCACGGGGCTGCCACATGGCCCAGTTCAAGTCTCTGTCCCCACAAGAGCTGCAGGCCTTCAAGAGGGCCAAGGACGCCTTT GAAGAGTCGCTCTTGCAGAAGGACTGGGACTGCAGCTCCCGCCTCTTCCCCAGAACCCGGGACCTGAGGCAGCTGCAG GTGTGGGAGCGCCCCGTGGCCTTGGAGGCTGAGCTGGCCCTGACACTGAATGTCCTGGAGGCCATGGCTAACTCATCCCTGGACCACATCCTGGACCAGCCCCTTCACACGCTGCACCACATCCACTCCAAGCTCCAGGCCTGT GTCCCAGCTCAGCCCACAGCAGGCCCCAGGCCCCGGGGCCGCCTCCACCACTGGCTGCACCGGCTCCAGGATGCCCCGAAGAAG gaGTCCCGGGACTGCCTCGAAGCCTCTGTCATGTTCAACCTCTTCCGGCTCCTCACCCGGGACCTGAAATGTGTTGCCAGTGGAGACCAGTGTGTCTGA
- the DPRX gene encoding divergent paired-related homeobox, giving the protein MEAHLDYRVSDPDDLSKGKYQKHPKRKRTTFTKKQLADLNFLFNKNPYPTLSLQREMTSKMDIHPTVLQVWFKNRRAKLKKAKYEDFQSEQQEAQQQLSEAGGKISSSKGNMDTPPRSPNGTSPASLVYMDRPIPSFQLSRWRNLKAVTDHSLGHKMVHFGYCQYPNIYCLYPILESQALSTSFNSNSFGSFSP; this is encoded by the coding sequence ATGGAAGCACATCTAGATTACAGGGTGTCGGATCCAGACGACCTTTCAAAAGGAAAGTACCAGAAGCATCCAAAAAGGAAACGAACTACGTTCACGAAGAAACAATTGGCAGATTTGAACTTCCTTTTCAATAAAAACCCATACCCCACCCTTAGCCTTCAGAGAGAAATGACCTCAAAAATGGACATACATCCAACAGTCCTGCAGGTTTGGTTCAAGAATCGTAGAGCGAAACTCAAGAAAGCCAAATACGAGGATTTTCAGTCAGAACAGCAAGAGGCTCAACAGCAATTATCTGAGGCAGGAGGCAAGATCAGCTCTTCCAAGGGAAATATGGATACACCTCCCAGGTCCCCTAATGGTACCTCCCCTGCATCTCTAGTTTATATGGATCGTCCAATACCTTCCTTCCAACTCAGCAGGTGGCGCAATTTGAAGGCTGTCACAGACCATTCTCTTGGCCACAAAATGGTACATTTTGGCTACTGCCAATACCCTAATATATACTGCCTCTATCCCATTTTggaatcccaagctctctccacAAGCTTCAATTCTAATTCTTTTGGCTCTTTTTCGCCATAA